A stretch of the Candidatus Hydrogenedentota bacterium genome encodes the following:
- a CDS encoding DUF1080 domain-containing protein: MKRAWIALVATPLLLSATMATQEDEGWVDLFDGQTLDGWEQKGGAAEYSVEDGAIVGTSVPNTDNSFLYTRQQYGDFVLEFEFLGHPALNSGVQIRSESQPDFKNGRVHGYQCELEDEGKDRNWFCGIYDEGRRGWLLPKDKDSEEARQFGEAGKRLWKNGEWNLVRIEARGDHIQTWLNGELRADLHDDMTLRGFIALQVHGVGGRQQPMSVKWRNIRLKTLREPNP, encoded by the coding sequence ATGAAACGTGCATGGATCGCCCTCGTGGCTACACCTCTTTTACTGTCCGCAACCATGGCAACCCAAGAAGACGAAGGCTGGGTCGACCTCTTCGATGGGCAAACGCTGGACGGCTGGGAGCAAAAAGGCGGCGCCGCGGAATACAGCGTTGAAGACGGCGCAATTGTTGGGACTTCCGTGCCGAACACCGACAATTCCTTTCTCTACACGAGGCAGCAATACGGCGATTTCGTGCTTGAGTTCGAATTCCTCGGGCATCCCGCACTCAATTCCGGCGTGCAGATACGCAGCGAGAGCCAACCGGATTTCAAGAATGGCCGGGTGCATGGCTACCAATGCGAACTCGAAGACGAAGGCAAAGATCGCAACTGGTTCTGTGGCATCTACGACGAAGGACGGCGCGGCTGGCTGCTCCCCAAGGACAAGGACTCGGAAGAGGCCAGACAGTTCGGCGAGGCGGGCAAGCGGCTCTGGAAGAACGGCGAATGGAACCTTGTGCGCATCGAAGCCCGGGGTGACCACATCCAGACATGGCTGAACGGCGAACTGCGCGCGGACCTCCACGACGACATGACGCTGCGTGGTTTCATTGCGCTCCAGGTCCACGGCGTCGGCGGCAGACAGCAACCCATGAGCGTAAAATGGCGGAATATCCGGCTCAAGACGTTGAGGGAACCGAACCCTTGA
- a CDS encoding Gfo/Idh/MocA family oxidoreductase produces the protein MINVGLVGCGRIADLHARGYEHNSEARIYAVCDNDQDRLAARKSGWGAERAYADYRELLADPNVHAVEVLVPYDMHEQVVVAAAQSGKHIACQKPMTTSLASADRMIAATKTAGVLYKVTEIYVTYPPIALAKKLIDDGAIGEPLGMRINYIASPKGGWKVEAHTYEQQVRIAAQGFGLETFDHGHHEWATAWHLLGEVERVAAWIDTLNGVVDGPATAMWKCRGNKRYGVIDFMFAPDLHIPSKYYSNDEIYQVIGSKGVIFINRGTGDMMDRSPVSLFDGQRWTHFEDVPGDWGLGFVNATHNFVHAIQGAERPLLTGEEGREVLRFALAMMKAARVRREVYLDELEHPLPFLYSHWRRLRERRDCVVRPKRVSRRGAKFAKYAPQAHHLTLALKDRFDAAAAGEWSCLIALHLTREGGAADERFAIDIRDARIDVRPGEWPPEADLTLHIPAGVWAAMLLGKKRIEMAIIQGLIKYEGTVEKALPLRAAFKI, from the coding sequence ATGATCAACGTGGGTCTTGTCGGATGCGGCCGGATTGCGGACCTGCACGCGCGAGGTTACGAGCACAATTCCGAAGCGCGCATCTATGCGGTATGTGACAACGATCAGGACCGGCTCGCGGCGCGCAAGAGCGGCTGGGGCGCGGAAAGGGCGTATGCGGACTACCGGGAACTCCTTGCGGACCCCAACGTCCACGCCGTCGAGGTGCTGGTCCCATACGATATGCATGAGCAGGTCGTTGTGGCGGCGGCGCAGTCGGGCAAGCATATCGCGTGTCAGAAACCCATGACTACGAGCCTTGCGAGCGCCGACCGCATGATCGCGGCGACCAAGACGGCGGGCGTGTTGTATAAAGTGACGGAAATCTACGTGACGTATCCGCCGATTGCGCTGGCGAAGAAGTTGATCGACGACGGGGCCATCGGCGAGCCCTTAGGCATGCGCATCAACTACATCGCGAGCCCGAAGGGCGGATGGAAGGTCGAGGCGCACACGTACGAGCAGCAGGTGCGCATCGCGGCGCAGGGGTTCGGCCTCGAGACGTTCGACCATGGCCACCACGAGTGGGCGACGGCCTGGCATCTGCTCGGCGAGGTCGAGCGCGTCGCTGCTTGGATTGACACATTGAACGGCGTGGTGGACGGCCCCGCGACGGCCATGTGGAAATGTCGCGGCAACAAGCGCTACGGCGTGATCGACTTCATGTTTGCGCCGGACCTGCATATCCCCAGCAAGTATTACTCGAACGACGAGATATATCAGGTCATCGGTTCGAAGGGCGTGATCTTCATCAACCGGGGCACGGGCGACATGATGGACCGTTCGCCCGTGAGCCTCTTCGACGGCCAGCGTTGGACGCACTTCGAGGATGTGCCCGGTGACTGGGGCTTGGGTTTCGTGAATGCCACGCACAACTTCGTCCACGCGATTCAGGGCGCCGAAAGACCGCTGCTGACGGGTGAGGAAGGCCGGGAGGTGCTGCGGTTCGCGCTGGCGATGATGAAAGCCGCGCGCGTACGGCGTGAAGTCTACCTGGACGAATTGGAGCATCCGCTCCCGTTCCTCTACAGCCATTGGCGGCGCCTGCGCGAACGGCGCGACTGCGTCGTGCGGCCAAAGCGCGTGTCCCGGCGCGGCGCGAAGTTCGCCAAGTACGCGCCGCAGGCGCACCACCTGACCCTTGCGCTCAAGGACCGGTTTGACGCGGCAGCAGCGGGGGAGTGGTCGTGCCTGATCGCGTTGCACCTGACGCGGGAGGGAGGCGCGGCCGACGAACGGTTCGCCATCGATATCCGGGACGCGCGCATTGACGTGCGCCCGGGTGAATGGCCGCCGGAAGCGGACTTGACCCTGCACATTCCCGCGGGGGTGTGGGCTGCCATGTTGCTCGGCAAGAAGCGCATCGAGATGGCCATAATCCAGGGCTTGATCAAGTACGAAGGCACGGTTGAAAAGGCGCTGCCGTTGCGGGCAGCGTTCAAGATATGA
- a CDS encoding MFS transporter — protein sequence MTAPALPFHKRISFGMGGLTIVLPDLVIMQWLLVRYVPGDGPPLIPPVIFGVLVLLGRLAEGVTNPVAGHASDMCRHRWGRRMPFLRLGIVPYTAAFFLLFNPPCASTWGNAAYAAVLLLVYFTSFAVIGSPYLALLPEISVSSRERVDLMTIQSVFMMLGTFAFAGVGVLRDRFGWTVMAGAVAAAACLFFVPVMTAIREAPQKAGPEWASLPLGRSLALTLRNRPFRFVVASTSVYWFGLSGLLALAPVWVRVYLEGRDSDVTLLMAPYLLSNLVFFFVFNALSRRYGKYPLMLAAFLGTSAVVALLPLVGLFPLGSPFLQTALIFALAGAPVAGFMVLPFVVLADVVDFDAREHGLRREAVFFGAQGIFQKLAIGTATIAFTVVPYLGGDGHAMTPFGLKLMAGLCACAGMGAFLIFLGYPLRETA from the coding sequence ATGACCGCGCCGGCGCTTCCGTTTCACAAGCGCATCAGTTTTGGCATGGGCGGGCTCACGATTGTCCTGCCGGACCTCGTCATCATGCAGTGGCTGCTGGTGCGTTACGTTCCCGGCGACGGCCCGCCGCTGATTCCACCCGTGATCTTCGGCGTGCTGGTGCTGCTTGGAAGGCTTGCGGAAGGAGTGACGAATCCCGTCGCGGGTCACGCGAGCGATATGTGCCGCCACCGGTGGGGGAGGAGGATGCCCTTTCTGCGCCTGGGTATCGTGCCGTACACGGCGGCTTTCTTCCTCCTGTTCAATCCCCCGTGTGCCTCCACCTGGGGTAACGCCGCATACGCCGCCGTGCTGCTGCTGGTCTATTTCACGTCTTTCGCCGTCATTGGCTCGCCGTACCTTGCACTTCTTCCCGAGATTAGCGTCAGTTCCCGCGAGCGCGTCGATCTGATGACCATCCAGTCCGTTTTCATGATGCTGGGCACGTTCGCCTTCGCTGGCGTCGGCGTGTTGCGCGACCGGTTTGGCTGGACCGTCATGGCCGGGGCCGTCGCGGCCGCCGCGTGCCTCTTTTTCGTGCCCGTGATGACCGCGATCCGTGAGGCGCCGCAAAAGGCCGGTCCCGAGTGGGCATCCTTGCCGTTGGGCCGTTCGCTTGCGTTGACGCTGCGCAACCGGCCCTTTCGCTTCGTGGTGGCGTCCACCTCGGTATACTGGTTTGGATTGAGCGGGCTGCTGGCGCTGGCCCCGGTGTGGGTGCGGGTGTACCTGGAGGGCCGCGATTCCGACGTGACACTGCTGATGGCGCCGTATCTGCTCAGTAATCTGGTGTTCTTTTTCGTGTTCAACGCGCTTTCGCGACGGTATGGAAAGTATCCGCTCATGTTAGCGGCGTTTCTGGGCACGAGTGCGGTCGTGGCGCTGCTGCCCTTGGTGGGCCTGTTTCCACTGGGTAGCCCGTTCCTGCAGACCGCGCTCATCTTCGCGCTCGCGGGCGCGCCTGTTGCCGGGTTTATGGTCTTGCCGTTTGTCGTGCTCGCCGACGTAGTGGACTTCGACGCCCGCGAGCACGGCTTGCGCCGGGAAGCGGTCTTCTTCGGCGCGCAAGGCATATTTCAGAAGCTCGCGATAGGCACGGCGACCATCGCGTTTACGGTGGTCCCGTACCTCGGCGGCGACGGCCACGCCATGACGCCATTCGGCCTGAAGCTCATGGCGGGGCTATGCGCTTGCGCGGGCATGGGGGCGTTTCTGATCTTTCTCGGATATCCGCTGCGGGAAACCGCGTAG